One genomic segment of Desmodus rotundus isolate HL8 chromosome 5, HLdesRot8A.1, whole genome shotgun sequence includes these proteins:
- the CRY2 gene encoding cryptochrome-2, which yields MAATAVTAAVAAPASGAGTDGASSVHWFRKGLRLHDNPALLAAVRGARCVRCVYILDPWFAASSSVGINRWRFLLQSLEDLDTSLRKLNSRLFVVRGQPADVFPRLFKEWGVTRLTFEYDSEPFGKERDAAIMKMAKEAGVEVVTENSHTLYDLDKIIELNGQKPPLTYKRFQAIISRMELPRKPVGSVTSQQMERCPAEIQENHDETYGVPSLEELGFPTEGLGPAVWQGGETEALARLDKHLERKAWVANYERPRMNANSLLASPTGLSPYLRFGCLSCRLFYYRLWDLYKKVKRNSTPPLSLFGQLLWREFFYTAATNNPRFDRMEGNPICIQIPWDRNPEALAKWAEGKTGFPWIDAIMTQLRQEGWIHHLARHAVACFLTRGDLWVSWESGVRVFDELLLDADFSVNAGSWMWLSCSAFFQQFFHCYCPVGFGRRTDPSGDYIRRYLPKLKGFPSRYIYEPWNAPESIQKAAKCIIGVDYPRPIVNHAETSRLNIERMKQIYQQLSRYRGLCLLASVPSCMEDLSNPVAEPSSNQTGSTSSAGPRPLPTGPASPKRKLEAAEEPPGEELSKRARVAELPAPELQSRDV from the exons ATGGCGGCGACTGCGGTGACGGCGGCTGTAGCGGCTCCGGCATCTGGGGCCGGCACGGATGGCGCCTCCTCGGTGCATTGGTTCCGCAAGGGACTTCGGCTCCACGACAACCCGGCGCTGCTGGCGGCAGTGCGCGGGGCGCGCTGTGTGCGCTGCGTTTACATCCTCGACCCTTGGTTCGCGGCCTCCTCTTCGGTCGGGATCAACCGATGGAG GTTCCTACTTCAGTCTCTGGAAGATTTGGACACGAGTTTAAGGAAACTGAACTCCCGCCTGTTTGTAGTCCGCGGACAGCCAGCTGACGTGTTCCCAAGGCTATTCAAG GAATGGGGGGTGACCCGCCTGACCTTTGAATATGACTCTGAACCCTTTGGGAAAGAGCGGGACGCTGCCATCATGAAGATGGCCAAGGAGGCTGGTGTGGAGGTGGTGACCGAGAACTCACACACTCTCTATGACCTGGACAA GATCATTGAGCTAAACGGACAGAAGCCACCCCTTACCTACAAGCGCTTTCAGGCCATCATCAGCCGCATGGAGCTGCCCAGGAAGCCTGTGGGCTCCGTGACCAGCCAGCAGATGGAGCGCTGCCCGGCCGAGATCCAGGAGAACCATGACGAGACCTACGGCGTGCCCTCCCTGGAGGAGCTGG GGTTCCCCACGGAAGGGCTGGGCCCAGCTGTTTGGCAAGGAGGAGAGACGGAAGCTCTGGCCCGCCTGGATAAGCACTTGGAACGGAAG GCCTGGGTTGCCAACTACGAGAGACCCCGAATGAATGCCAACTCCCTGCTGGCCAGCCCCACGGGCCTCAGCCCCTACTTGCGCTTCGGCTGCCTCTCCTGCCGCCTCTTCTACTACCGCCTGTGGGACCTGTATAAAAAG gtgaAGCGGAACAGcacaccccctctctccctgtttGGGCAACTCCTGTGGCGAGAGTTTTTCTACACGGCAGCCACCAACAACCCCAGGTTTGACCGCATGGAGGGGAACCCCATCTGCATCCAGATCCCCTGGGACCGCAACCCTGAGGCCCTGGCCAAGTGGGCCGAGGGCAAGACAGGCTTCCCCTGGATTGACGCCATCATGACCCAGCTGAGGCAGGAGGGCTGGATCCACCATCTGGCCCGGCACGCCGTGGCCTGCTTCCTCACCCGCGGGGACCTCTGGGTCAGCTGGGAGAGCGGGGTCCGG GTGTTCGATGAGCTGCTCCTGGACGCGGACTTCAGCGTGAACGCGGGCAGCTGGATGTGGCTGTCCTGCAGCGCCTTCTTCCAGCAGTTCTTCCACTGCTACTGCCCTGTGGGCTTCGGCCGCCGCACGGACCCCAGCGGTGACTACATCAG GCGATACCTGCCCAAATTGAAAGGGTTCCCTTCGAGATACATCTATGAGCCCTGGAATGCCCCAGAGTCGATTCAGAAGGCTGCCAAGTGCATCATCGGTGTGGACTACCCACGGCCCATCGTCAACCATGCTGAGACCAGCCGGCTCAACATCGAGCGAATGAAGCAGATTTACCAGCAGCTCTCTCGCTATCGGGGACTCT gtCTACTGGCGTCCGTCCCTTCCTGCATGGAGGACCTCAGCAACCCGGTGGCAGAGCCCAGCTCGAACCAGACGGGGAGCACGAGCAGTGCAG